ACAGCCAGAGCGGCAGGTCGTTGCCGGCGAGGTGCGCCGGCCAGGCCGAACGGAACGCGCCGAGCAGCACCAGGAACTCCCCGGTGAACCCGCTCGTCGCGGGCAACCCGACGGAGGCCAGCGTGAAGATCATGAAGAAGACGGCATACACCGGGACCTGCCGCGCGAGGCCGCCGAACGCTGCCAGCTCGCGGGTGTGGCACCGCTCGTAGATCATGCCGACGAGCAGGAAGAGCCCGGCTGCCACCAGCCCATGGCTGACCATCTGGATCATCGCGCCCTGGATCCCGGTGAGCTCCAGGCTCAGCAAGCCGAGCATCACATACCCGAGGTGACTGATCGAGCTGTAGGCGATGATTTTCTTGATGTCCGTCTGCACCAGCGCCAGGCAGGCACCGTAGACGATGCTGACCGACGCGAGCGTCATGAGCACCGGGGTGAACGCGCGCGCCGCATCGGGGAAGAGCGGGAATCCCAGCTTCATGAAGCCGTAGGTGCCCATCTTGAGCAGCACGCCGGCCAGCACCACGGAGCCGGCGGTCGGCGCCTCGACGTGCGCGTCGGGAAGCCAGGTGTGCAGCGGCACCATCGGCACCTTGATCGCGAACGACAGCGCGAAGGCGCCCAGCAGGATCATCTGCACGGTGAGCGGCAGCTGCGTGCGGTACAGGTCCGCGAACGCGAACGACGTGACGCCGCTGGTGGCCTGCAGCGCGCTCACGAGGTAGATGACGGCCGCCAGCATGAGGATGCTGCCGACCGCGGTGTAGAGGAAGAACTTGAGCGTGGCGTACACGCGGCGGGTGCCGCCCCAGATGCCGATCATCAGGAACATCGGGATCAGCATCGCCTCCCAGAACAGGTAGAACAGGAACAGGTCCTGGGCCACGAACGCCCCGACCATCGCGGTCTGCAGCACCAGCAGCAGCGCGTGGAAGAAGGTGACGTCACGGTCGATCGACGTGCGGGCCCCGAGCACCACCAGCGGCCCGAGGAAGGCGGTGAGCAGCACCAGGAGGATGTTGAACCCGTCCAGCCCGACGAGGTACGACACGCCCCACTGCGGGATCCACGGCACCGCCGTGGAGAACTGGAGCGCGGCGGTGGTGGTGTCGAATCGCTGGTACAGCCAGGCGGCGGCGGCGAACTGCGCGACCATCACGGCGGTCGTGAGCGTCCGTGCGAGGTCGTCGTTCCGCCGCGCGACGAGCAGCAGCAGGCCGGCGCCGCAGAGCGGCAGCCAGAGCACGAGGTTGAGCAGGGTCGCC
This portion of the Gemmatimonadaceae bacterium genome encodes:
- a CDS encoding NADH-quinone oxidoreductase subunit M produces the protein MAEATLLNLVLWLPLCGAGLLLLVARRNDDLARTLTTAVMVAQFAAAAWLYQRFDTTTAALQFSTAVPWIPQWGVSYLVGLDGFNILLVLLTAFLGPLVVLGARTSIDRDVTFFHALLLVLQTAMVGAFVAQDLFLFYLFWEAMLIPMFLMIGIWGGTRRVYATLKFFLYTAVGSILMLAAVIYLVSALQATSGVTSFAFADLYRTQLPLTVQMILLGAFALSFAIKVPMVPLHTWLPDAHVEAPTAGSVVLAGVLLKMGTYGFMKLGFPLFPDAARAFTPVLMTLASVSIVYGACLALVQTDIKKIIAYSSISHLGYVMLGLLSLELTGIQGAMIQMVSHGLVAAGLFLLVGMIYERCHTRELAAFGGLARQVPVYAVFFMIFTLASVGLPATSGFTGEFLVLLGAFRSAWPAHLAGNDLPLWLSVAAVSGVVLGALYMLRFALTFLFGEPKAPHQPLRDLSGRERFILGVLTVAVFALGLFPAGALRATEQAAVTYQQLVGTPRAPGVTP